Part of the Kitasatospora sp. NBC_01266 genome, GATGGACCCCGACGCGCTGATCGCCCTGGTCAAGGAGTCCGGCCTGCGCGGCCGCGGCGGCGCCGGCTTCCCGACCGGGATGAAGTGGCAGTTCATCCCGCAGAACGACGGCAAGCCGCACTACCTGGTGGTCAACGCCGACGAGTCGGAGCCCGGGACCTGCAAGGACATCCCGCTGCTCTTCGCCAACCCGCACGCGCTGATCGAGGGCATGGTGATCGCCTGCTACGCGATCCGCTGCGACCACGCCTTCATCTACCTGCGCGGCGAGGTGGTGCCGGTGCTGCGCCGGCTGCACGCGGCCGTCGCCGAGGCGTACGAGGGGGGCTACCTGGGCCGGGACATCCTCGGTTCCGGGGTCGACCTGGACATCACCGTGCACGCCGGCGCCGGCGCCTACATCTGCGGCGAGGAGACGGCGCTGCTCGACTCGCTGGAGGGCCGGCGCGGCCAACCGCGCCTGCGCCCGCCGTTCCCGGCCGTCGCGGGCCTGTACGCCTGTCCGACGGTGGTCAACAACGTCGAGTCGATCGCCTCGGTGCCCGCGATCCTGGCTCGGGGCAAGGAGTGGTTCACCTCGCTGGGCACCGAGAAGTCGCCCGGCTTCACCCTCTACTCGCTCTCCGGGCACGTCACCAACCCCGGACAGTACGAGGCACCGCTGGGTGTGACGTTGCGTCAGCTGCTCGAGATCAGCGGCGGGGTGCGGGCCGGGCACCGGCTCAAGTTCTGGACCCCGGGCGGCAGTTCGACGCCGATGTTCACCGACCAGCAGCTCGACGTGCCGCTCGACTACGAAGGCGTGGGCGCGGCCGGCTCGATGCTCGGCACCAAGGCGCTGCAGATCTTCGACGAGACCACCTGCGTGGTCCGCGCGGTCACCCGGTGGACCGAGTTCTACGCCCACGAGTCCTGCGGCAAGTGCACCCCGTGCCGCGAAGGGACCTACTGGCTGGTCCAGTTGCTCAAGCGGATCGAGGCCGGCGCGGGCGAGGCCGGTGACCTGGAGAAGCTGCTGGACATCGCCGACAACATCAACGGCAAGTCCTTCTGCGCGCTCGGCGACGGCGCGGCCAGCCCGATCGCCTCCTCGCTGCAGCACTTCCGCGCCGAGTACGAGCAGCATCTGGCCGAGCGCCGCTGCCCGTTCGACCCGGCCGCCGCCACCGTCTGGGCCGACGCCAAGCCGGCCAAGACCCCCCAGCCCGCCACCGAGAGGGAGGTGCACGCGTGACCGTCACAGACCCACCCACGGCCCCGGCCAAGCCCGCCGTCGACCTCGTCACGCTCACCATCGACGGCGTCGAAGTCCAGGTCCCCAAGGGCACCTTGGTGATCCGGGCGGCCGAGCGGATCGGCACCCAGGTGCCCCGGTTCTGCGACCACCCGCTGCTCGACCCGGTCGGCGCCTGCCGGCAGTGCATCGTGGAGATCGAGGGCCAGCGCAAGCCGGTCGCCTCCTGCACCATCCCGGTCGCCGAGGGCATGGTGGTCCGCACCCAGCTCAGCTCGCCGGTCGCCGAGAAGGCGCAGCGCGGCGTGATGGAGCTGCTGCTGATCAACCACCCGCTGGACTGCCCGGTCTGCGACAAGGGCGGCGAGTGCCCGCTGCAGAACCAGGCGATGTCCACCGGCGGCGCCGACTCCCGCTTCGATGGCATGAAGCGGACCTACCAGAAGCCGATCCCGATCAGCAGCCAGGTGCTGCTGGACCGCGAGCGCTGCGTGCTCTGCGCCCGCTGCACCCGCTTCTCCCAGCAGATCGCCGGTGACCCGTTCATCGAGTTGCTGGAGCGCGGGGCGCTGGAGCAGGTCGGCACCGGGGCGGGCGACGACTTCGCCTCGTACTTCTCCGGCAACACCATCCAGATCTGCCCGGTCGGCGCGCTCACCTCGGCCGCCTACCGGTTCCGCTCCCGCCCGTTCGACCTGGTCTCCTCGCCCAGCGTCTGCGAGCACTGCTCCTCGGGCTGCGCGCAGCGCACCGACCACCGGCGCGGCAAGGTGCTGCGGCGCCTGGCCGGCGAGGACCCGGAGGTCAACGAGGAGTGGAACTGCGACAAGGGCCGGTTCGCCTTCCGCTACGCCCAGCAGCGCGACCGGCTGGCCAGTCCGCTGGTGCGCGACCAGGCCACCGGTGAGCTGGTGACCACCTCCTGGCCGCAGGCGCTGGCCGCCGCCGCCGAGGGCCTGACCGGCTCGCGCACGGCGGTGCTGACCGGCGGCCGGGTGACGGTCGAGGACGCCTACGGCTACGCCAAGTTCGCCCGGGTGGTGCTCGGCACCAACGACGTGGACTTCCGGGCCCGTCCGCACAGCGGCGAGGAGGCGGACTTCCTGGCCGTCGCGATCGCGGGTCACGGTGTGGACCTGGACCAGCAGGGCGTGACGTACGCGGCGCTGGAGGCCGCACCGACCGTGCTGCTCGCGGGCTTCGAGCCCGAGGAGGAGTCGCCGATCGTCTTCCTGCGGCTGCGCAAGGCGAGCAGCAAGGGCCTGAAGGTCTTCGCGATCGCCGACCACCGCTCCCGGGGCCTGGGCAAGCTGGGCGGCGCGCTGCTGCCGACCGCCCCCGGCACCGAGGCCGAGTGGCTCGGCGCGCTGGCCGCCGAGGAGCCGCTGAGCGACGAGGCCGGGCGGGCCGCGGGCCTGCTGCGGCAGCCGGGGGCGGTGATCCTGGTCGGTGAGCGCCTGGCCCAGACGGCCGGCGCGCTGACCTCGGCGCTGCGCCTGGCGCATGCCACCGGCGCCCGGCTGGCCTGGATCCCGCGCCGGGCCGGCGAGCGCGGCGCGCTGGAGGCCGGTGCGCTGCCGGGCCTGCTGCCCGGCGGCCGTCCGGTCACCGTGCCGGCCGCCCGGGCCGAGGCCGCCGCCGCCTGGGGGGTGGCCGAACTGCCCGCCCGGCTGGGGCGCGACACCGGCCAGATCCTGGCCGCCGCCGCGCACGGCGACCTGGACGCGCTGGTGATCGGCGGCGTCGACCCCGACGACCTACCCGATCCGCAGCTCGCCGAGGAGGCGCTGACCCGGGTCGGCTTCGTGGTCTCGCTGGAGCTTCGGCCCTCGGCGGTCACCCAACACGCCGACGTGGTGCTTCCGGTGGCCGCGGTCGCCGAGAAGGCCGGCACCTTCCTGGACTGGGAGGGCCGGGTCCGCCTCTTCGAGGCGGCACTGAAGCCCGACCAGCTGATGGGCCGTCATCTGAACACCGACGTGCGGGTGCTGAACATGCTGGCGGACGCGCTCGGCCACGACCTGGGACTGCCCGACGTGCGGGCCGCCCGGCGCGAGCTTGACGCCTTCACCCCGTGGACCGGCGACCGCCCGGCCGCGCCGGCCGGGCACCCGGCTCCGCTGCCCCGGCCCGCCACCGGACAGGCGGTGCTGGCCGGTTGGCGGCTGCTGCTGGACCGGGGCAGCCTCCAGCAGGGCGACGAGCACCTGGCCGGCACCCGGCACCGGGCGGTGGCCCGGCTCTCGCCCGGCACTGCCGCGGAGATCGGCGCGAGCGGGGGCCGGCTGCGGGTCAGCGGGCCGGCCGGCTCGCTGGTGCTGC contains:
- the nuoF gene encoding NADH-quinone oxidoreductase subunit NuoF, which encodes MTATEPAEKLLSPVLSASWGDPRPWSLETYHRHDGYQGLRKALAMDPDALIALVKESGLRGRGGAGFPTGMKWQFIPQNDGKPHYLVVNADESEPGTCKDIPLLFANPHALIEGMVIACYAIRCDHAFIYLRGEVVPVLRRLHAAVAEAYEGGYLGRDILGSGVDLDITVHAGAGAYICGEETALLDSLEGRRGQPRLRPPFPAVAGLYACPTVVNNVESIASVPAILARGKEWFTSLGTEKSPGFTLYSLSGHVTNPGQYEAPLGVTLRQLLEISGGVRAGHRLKFWTPGGSSTPMFTDQQLDVPLDYEGVGAAGSMLGTKALQIFDETTCVVRAVTRWTEFYAHESCGKCTPCREGTYWLVQLLKRIEAGAGEAGDLEKLLDIADNINGKSFCALGDGAASPIASSLQHFRAEYEQHLAERRCPFDPAAATVWADAKPAKTPQPATEREVHA
- a CDS encoding NADH-quinone oxidoreductase subunit G; amino-acid sequence: MTVTDPPTAPAKPAVDLVTLTIDGVEVQVPKGTLVIRAAERIGTQVPRFCDHPLLDPVGACRQCIVEIEGQRKPVASCTIPVAEGMVVRTQLSSPVAEKAQRGVMELLLINHPLDCPVCDKGGECPLQNQAMSTGGADSRFDGMKRTYQKPIPISSQVLLDRERCVLCARCTRFSQQIAGDPFIELLERGALEQVGTGAGDDFASYFSGNTIQICPVGALTSAAYRFRSRPFDLVSSPSVCEHCSSGCAQRTDHRRGKVLRRLAGEDPEVNEEWNCDKGRFAFRYAQQRDRLASPLVRDQATGELVTTSWPQALAAAAEGLTGSRTAVLTGGRVTVEDAYGYAKFARVVLGTNDVDFRARPHSGEEADFLAVAIAGHGVDLDQQGVTYAALEAAPTVLLAGFEPEEESPIVFLRLRKASSKGLKVFAIADHRSRGLGKLGGALLPTAPGTEAEWLGALAAEEPLSDEAGRAAGLLRQPGAVILVGERLAQTAGALTSALRLAHATGARLAWIPRRAGERGALEAGALPGLLPGGRPVTVPAARAEAAAAWGVAELPARLGRDTGQILAAAAHGDLDALVIGGVDPDDLPDPQLAEEALTRVGFVVSLELRPSAVTQHADVVLPVAAVAEKAGTFLDWEGRVRLFEAALKPDQLMGRHLNTDVRVLNMLADALGHDLGLPDVRAARRELDAFTPWTGDRPAAPAGHPAPLPRPATGQAVLAGWRLLLDRGSLQQGDEHLAGTRHRAVARLSPGTAAEIGASGGRLRVSGPAGSLVLPLEITAEMPERTVWLPLNSAGSGVHRTLGTTVGHLVTIAPAGGEE